From a single Apium graveolens cultivar Ventura chromosome 2, ASM990537v1, whole genome shotgun sequence genomic region:
- the LOC141705888 gene encoding UDP-glucosyltransferase 29-like: protein MDVSYITIGFVSKGCHCFIGNYLKVLKKIVLVMESENGRLSILMLPYVAHGHISPFLELAKQLSKRSFDIHLCSTPINLASIKNRVHENDHIQLVDLHLPSSPELPPRYHTTNGLPPNLNPVLQQVLEKAAPIFSDILKDINPDLVIYDFLPSWPAEVASSLNIPAVYFSVNAAAASCLGLHMYKNSGEKFPFPEIADSFIEQLIIPEHDINLLRTFVICYERSCNLVLVKSFREIEGKYIDLLSDLAEKNMIPVGPLVHYPTESGDDNMNDIVKWLDRKEKSSVMFVCFGSENYLSAEEVIEMANALETAKCNFIWAVRSVLKEEKGSALLPDGFVERVGDMGLILEWAPQTKILGHSSTGGFLSHCGWSSLTESMKFGVPIIGMPMKVDQPTNAKLVAEIGICMNVRRDSEGKFKREEISDAIRKVLVDESGEAVRTRARNLSLTMKEKGEEDLDFAVEKLVHICRKKKETC, encoded by the coding sequence ATGGACGTAAGCTATATAACCATAGGTTTTGTAAGCAAAGGCTGTCACTGTTTCATTGGCAACTATCTAAAAGTTTTAAAGAAAATAGTGTTGGTCATGGAGAGTGAAAATGGCAGATTAAGTATCTTGATGTTGCCATATGTTGCCCATGGTCACATCTCTCCATTTTTAGAACTAGCCAAACAACTCAGTAAAAGAAGTTTCGATATCCATCTTTGTTCTACTCCAATCAACCTTGCTTCTATCAAGAACAGAGTTCATGAAAATGATCATATACAACTAGTTGACCTTCATCTTCCATCTTCTCCAGAACTGCCACCTCGTTATCATACCACAAATGGCCTACCACCCAATCTCAACCCGGTCCTCCAACAGGTTTTGGAAAAGGCAGCTCCAATCTTCAGTGACATCCTCAAAGACATTAACCCGGATTTGGTTATTTACGATTTCCTGCCTTCATGGCCTGCAGAGGTTGCTTCGTCCCTCAACATTCCGGCTGTATATTTTTCTGTCAACGCAGCAGCAGCGTCTTGCCTAGGCTTACATATGTACAAAAACTCAGGTGAAAAATTTCCATTCCCTGAAATTGCTGATTCTTTTATTGAGCAACTTATAATTCCTGAACATGACATAAACTTACTTCGTACCTTTGTAATATGCTATGAGCGATCATGCAACCTTGTTTTGGTTAAGAGTTTTAGAGAAATCGAAGGAAAATATATTGATCTTCTATCGGATCTAGCAGAAAAGAATATGATTCCTGTCGGTCCACTTGTTCATTATCCAACCGAATCTGGAGATGATAACATGAATGATATCGTTAAATGGCTAGACAGAAAAGAAAAATCCTCCGTCATGTTTGTGTGCTTTGGGAGTGAGAATTATCTGTCTGCAGAAGAAGTGATAGAAATGGCAAACGCACTGGAGACGGCCAAGTGTAATTTCATATGGGCTGTGAGATCTGTACTAAAAGAGGAAAAAGGATCTGCACTACTACCAGATGGCTTCGTCGAAAGGGTTGGAGACATGGGACTTATTTTAGAGTGGGCACCGCAGACAAAAATACTGGGACATTCAAGCACTGGTGGTTTCTTAAGTCATTGTGGATGGAGCTCACTGACCGAAAGCATGAAATTCGGGGTGCCAATTATTGGCATGCCTATGAAAGTGGATCAACCTACAAATGCTAAGCTTGTGGCGGAGATTGGGATTTGTATGAATGTAAGGAGAGACAGTGAAGGGAAATTCAAAAGAGAGGAGATTAGTGATGCTATAAGAAAAGTTTTGGTGGACGAAAGTGGGGAAGCTGTGAGGACAAGAGCTAGAAATTTGAGTTTGACTATGAAGGAGAAAGGAGAGGAAGATTTGGATTTTGCAGTGGAGAAACTGGTGCACATTTGCAGGAAGAAAAAGGAGACATGCTAA
- the LOC141707240 gene encoding UDP-glucosyltransferase 29-like, giving the protein MGSENAKTRILMFPYLAYGHISPFVELAKQLTKRNFHIYLCSTPINLASVKKRADEDDNIQLLEFHLPSSPELPPRYHCSTGLPAELNPVLLRVFENAGPVFVDILKDIKPDLVIYDFMPSWPAQVALSLNIQVVYFSIFPVPMCCLPLHDSKRAGEKFPYQNVVIPQSPNRFALMASRNLLNCFEKTCKFALVKGLREVEGKYIDLLSDLADKDIIAVGPLVHVSMEKEDDKTKSILKWLDSKEKSSVVFVCFGSESYLSAEETIEMANALETTKCNFIWAMKFPQEKKDSVQLPDGFVERVGELGMILDGWVPQTMILGHPSTGVFLSHCGWSSVNESMKFGVPIIGMPMRYDLALIAKLVVEIGVGMEIVKNNQGKFDREGIVNVLRKVLEDGSEVKAKATELSLKINEKGEEDLDKAAEELMQICRNKKEIQG; this is encoded by the coding sequence ATGGGGAGCGAAAATGCCAAGACGAGAATCTTGATGTTCCCTTACTTGGCTTATGGTCACATTTCTCCATTCGTGGAACTAGCTAAACAGCTCACAAAAAGAAATTTTCATATTTATCTTTGTTCTACACCTATCAACCTCGCTTCTGTGAAGAAGAGAGCTGATGAAGATGATAATATTCAACTGCTAGAGTTTCATCTTCCATCTTCTCCTGAATTACCACCTCGTTATCACTGCTCAACTGGCCTTCCTGCTGAGCTTAACCCCGTCCTCCTACGAGTTTTCGAAAATGCAGGTCCTGTCTTTGTTGACATCCTCAAAGACATCAAACCAGATTTGGTTATCTATGATTTCATGCCTTCATGGCCTGCTCAGGTAGCTCTTTCCCTCAATATTCAGGTTGTTTATTTTTCGATATTTCCAGTGCCAATGTGTTGTCTGCCTTTGCATGACTCCAAAAGGGCGGGAGAAAAGTTTCCATATCAGAATGTTGTTATTCCTCAATCACCCAATAGATTTGCACTCATGGCTTCTCGAAATCTCTTGAATTGCTTTGAAAAAACATGCAAGTTTGCGCTGGTTAAGGGGTTAAGAGAAGTTGAAGGAAAATATATTGATCTTCTGTCTGATCTGGCGGATAAGGATATTATTGCTGTTGGTCCACTTGTTCATGTTTCAATGGAAAAGGAAGATGATAAGACGAAAAGTATCTTGAAATGGCTCGACAGCAAAGAGAAATCTTCGGTGGTGTTTGTGTGTTTTGGGAGTGAGAGTTATTTGTCTGCAGAAGAAACAATAGAGATGGCAAATGCACTAGAGACAACCAAGTGCAATTTCATTTGGGCTATGAAATTTCCGCAAGAGAAAAAGGATTCTGTTCAACTTCCAGATGGTTTCGTCGAAAGGGTAGGGGAATTGGGAATGATCTTGGATGGTTGGGTGCCACAAACCATGATTTTGGGACATCCAAGTACTGGTGTGTTTTTAAGTCATTGTGGATGGAGTTCTGTGAATGAGAGTATGAAATTTGGAGTGCCTATTATTGGCATGCCTATGAGATATGATCTGGCTTTGATTGCTAAACTTGTGGTGGAGATCGGTGTTGGTATGGAGATAGTCAAAAACAATCAAGGCAAATTCGACAGAGAAGGGATTGTTAATGTTTTAAGAAAGGTTTTGGAGGACGGAAGTGAAGTGAAGGCGAAAGCTACAGAACTGAGCTTGAAGATAAATGAGAAAGGAGAGGAAGATCTCGATAAGGCTGCTGAGGAGTTGATGCAAATTTGCAGGAACAAAAAAGAAATTCAAGGGTGA
- the LOC141707241 gene encoding UDP-glucosyltransferase 29-like has product MESENGRMSVLMLPNLAYGHICPFLELAKQLARRSFDIYLCSTPINLASIKNRVHENDNIQLLDFHLPSSPGLPPRYHSTNGLPYNLIPVLEEAFENAAPIFVNMLKEIKPDLVIYDFKPSWPAEVSLSMNIPAVYFAVNAAAASCVVVHLYKNADEKFPFPDIAVFSADPPKFPESVLKTIREIVLCFDRSSNLVLIKSFTEVEENYLDFLSDLVHKTLIPVGPLVHYPTEYEDDDMKNIMTWLDKKEKSSVLFACFGSENYLSAEEVIEMSCALEITKCDFIWSVRSPQGEEKSSLQLPEGFVQRIGDSGLILEGWAPQTKILGHPSIGGFLSHCGWSSVNESIKHGVPLIAMPMRGDQHTNAKLAVEIGVSMAIARNNEGKFKREEIANVIRKILAEESGEGVRRKAKELKSKIEEKGEDDLDKAAEELAQVCSKKKQLY; this is encoded by the coding sequence ATGGAGAGTGAAAATGGCAGAATGAGTGTACTGATGTTACCAAACTTAGCCTATGGTCACATTTGTCCCTTCCTTGAACTAGCTAAACAACTCGCAAGAAGAAGTTTCGATATTTATCTTTGTTCTACACCAATCAACCTTGCTTCTATCAAGAACAGAGTTCATGAAAATGATAATATTCAGCTACTAGACTTTCATCTTCCATCTTCTCCCGGTTTACCACCTCGGTATCACTCCACAAATGGCCTTCCGTATAATCTCATCCCCGTCCTCGAAGAAGCTTTCGAGAATGCAGCTCCAATTTTTGTTAACATGCTTAAAGAAATTAAACCAGATTTGGTTATCTATGATTTTAAGCCTTCATGGCCTGCAGAGGTTTCTTTGTCGATGAATATTCCGGCTGTTTATTTTGCAGTCAATGCTGCAGCAGCCTCTTGTGTAGTCGTACATCTCTATAAAAATGCTGATGAAAAATTTCCATTCCCAGATATTGCTGTTTTTTCGGCTGACCCTCCAAAATTTCCCGAGTCTGTACTCAAGACAATTAGGGAAATTGTGTTATGCTTTGACCGATCAAGCAACCTTGTTTTGATTAAGAGTTTTACAGAAGTTGAAGAAAATTATCTTGATTTTCTATCAGATCTGGTACACAAAACTTTGATTCCTGTTGGACCCCTTGTTCACTATCCAACTGAATATGAAGATGATGACATGAAGAACATAATGACATGGCTCGACAAGAAAGAAAAATCATCAGTGCTATTCGCGTGCTTTGGGAGCGAGAATTATCTATCTGCAGAAGAAGTGATTGAGATGTCTTGTGCATTAGAGATAACCAAGTGTGATTTCATATGGTCTGTGAGGTCTCCACAAGGAGAGGAAAAAAGTAGTCTCCAACTGCCAGAGGGTTTTGTCCAAAGAATAGGAGATTCAGGATTGATTTTAGAGGGGTGGGCGCCACAAACGAAGATTTTGGGACATCCAAGCATTGGTGGCTTTCTCAGTCATTGTGGATGGAGTTCAGTGAATGAAAGCATAAAACATGGGGTTCCATTAATTGCCATGCCAATGAGAGGGGATCAGCATACGAATGCCAAGCTTGCGGTGGAGATAGGCGTTAGTATGGCCATCGCAAGAAACAATGAAGGGAAGTTCAAGAGAGAGGAGATTGCTAATGTTATAAGAAAGATTTTAGCAGAAGAAAGTGGTGAAGGTGTGAGGAGGAAAGCTAAAGAACTGAAGTCGAAGATAGAGGAGAAAGGAGAGGATGATTTGGACAAGGCAGCTGAGGAATTGGCTCAAGTTTGCAGCAAGAAGAAACAATTATACTAG